The following coding sequences lie in one Lolium perenne isolate Kyuss_39 chromosome 2, Kyuss_2.0, whole genome shotgun sequence genomic window:
- the LOC127335647 gene encoding probable metal-nicotianamine transporter YSL12, producing the protein MAPYTTEADASGDGADVEEAVEAGTLRHRHNAAKDGVDDGDDIQRNGATHAVAGEEASVERAFEVNKVPTWREQLTIRAFVVSFFLAIMFSVIVMKLNLTTGIIPSLNVSAGLLGFFFVRLWTGAIERAGFLKQPFTRQENTVIQTCVVSAYGIAFSGGFGSYLFGMSEVIAKIDEETNTPANVKDPQIGWMIGFLFLVSFVGLFALVPLRKIMIVDYKLTYPSGTATAYLINGFHTPEGAKLAKKQVKTLGRFFSFSFLWGFFQWFYTAGDHCGFGSFPTLGLQAYKNRFYFDFSPTYVGVGMICPHIVNVSVLLGGILSWGLMWPLIHNKRGSWFNADLGDGNLQGLQGYRVFISIALILGDGLYNFVRVLYHTISSFIRMVRENSTIPVSDEGSATATGEPMSFDEQRRTELFLKDQIPKPIAFAGYAAVAAVSIATLPQIFPELKWYFILIVYIFAPVLAFCNAYGSGLTDWSLASTYGKLAIFIFGAWAGASHGGVLVGLAACGVMMSIVATAADLMQDFKTGYLTLASPRSMFISQVIGTAMGCVIAPCVFWLFYKSFDVGKDGSEYPAPYATVYRNMAILGVEGFSKLPKHCLTLCYVFFAAAITINLIKDNVPSKIAKYIPLPMAMAIPFYIGPYFAIDMFVGSVIIFVWSMVNKPEAEAFGPAVASGLICGDGIWSLPQSILALAKVKPPICMKFLSRTVNARVDTFLGN; encoded by the exons ATGGCACCGTACACCACGGAAGCAGACGCCTCCGGCGACGGAGCTGACgtcgaggaggcggtggaggcggGCACGCTTCGGCACCGCCACAACGCCGCCAAGGATGGCGTTGACGACGGCGACGATATCCAAAGAAACGGCGCCACCCATGCGGTGGCCGGGGAGGAGGCGTCGGTGGAGCGAGCGTTCGAGGTCAACAAGGTGCCCACGTGGCGGGAGCAGCTGACGATACGCGCCTTCGTGGTCAGCTTCTTCCTCGCCATCATGTTCAGCGTCATCGTCATGAAACTCAACCTCACCACCGGCATCATTCCCTCGCTCAACGTCTCCGCCGGCCTCCTCGGGTTCTTCTTCGTCCGCCTCTGGACGGGCGCCATCGAGAGGGCGGGGTTCCTCAAGCAGCCGTTTACGAGACAGGAGAACACTGTCATCCAGACCTGCGTCGTCTCTGCCTACGGCATCGCCTTCAGCG GTGGATTTGGCAGTTACTTGTTCGGCATGAGTGAAGTTATCGCTAAGATAGACGAAGAAACTAACACTCCCGCGAATGTCAAGGATCCTCAGATTGGGTGGATGATAGGGTTTCTGTTTCTCGTCAGTTTTGTTGGGCTGTTTGCTCTTGTACCCCTCAGAAAG ATTATGATCGTCGACTACAAGCTGACCTATCCAAGTGGCACAGCGACTGCCTATCTTATCAACGGTTTCCACACGCCAGAGGGTGCAAAGCTTGCAAA GAAGCAGGTAAAGACACTGGGCAGGTTCTTTTCGTTCAGCTTCCTTTGGGGCTTCTTTCAGTGGTTCTATACTGCTGGAGATCATTGTGGATTTGGTAGCTTTCCTACGTTAGGCCTTCAAGCCTATAAGAACAG GTTTTACTTCGATTTCTCTCCTACCTATGTTGGAGTTGGGATGATCTGCCCGCACATTGTGAATGTATCTGTTCTACTTGGAGGCATCCTCTCATGGGGATTGATGTGGCCCCTGATACACAATAAGAGAGGGAGTTGGTTCAATGCCGACCTAGGAGACGGTAATCTCCAAGGCCTCCAAGGTTACAGG GTGTTCATATCCATCGCCTTGATCCTTGGGGACGGCCTGTACAACTTCGTGAGGGTTCTCTATCACACAATTTCTTCCTTCATAAGGATGGTGAGGGAGAATAGCACCATTCCAGTCTCAGACGAGGGCAGCGCCACGGCAACCGGCGAACCCATGTCCTTCGACGAGCAACGCCGCACCGAACTCTTCCTGAAGGACCAAATCCCCAAACCCATCGCGTTTGCGGGATACGCCGCCGTGGCCGCGGTGTCGATCGCCACCCTGCCCCAGATCTTCCCGGAGCTCAAGTGGTACTTCATCCTGATCGTGTACATCTTCGCCCCGGTGCTGGCCTTCTGCAATGCCTACGGGTCGGGCCTCACTGACTGGTCCCTCGCGTCCACCTACGGCAAGCTCGCCATCTTCATTTTCGGCGCGTGGGCCGGTGCCTCGCACGGCGGCGTACTTGTCGGGCTCGCCGCCTGCGGTGTCATGATGAGCATCGTGGCCACGGCCGCCGACCTGATGCAGGACTTCAAGACGGGGTACCTGACGCTGGCGTCGCCGAGGTCCATGTTCATCAGCCAGGTGATTGGCACCGCCATGGGCTGCGTCATCGCGCCCTGCGTCTTCTGGCTCTTCTACAAGTCCTTCGATGTCGGAAAGGACGGCAGCGAGTACCCGGCGCCGTACGCCACCGTGTACCGGAACATGGCCATACTGGGCGTCGAGGGCTTCTCCAAGCTCCCCAAGCACTGCCTCACTCTCTGCTACGTGTTCTTCGCGGCGGCGATCACGATCAACCTGATCAAGGACAACGTGCCGAGCAAGATCGCGAAATACATCCCGCTTCCGATGGCCATGGCGATACCGTTCTACATCGGGCCCTACTTCGCGATCGACATGTTCGTCGGCAGCGTGATCATCTTCGTGTGGAGCATGGTGAACAAGCCCGAAGCGGAGGCGTTCGGGCCTGCGGTGGCCTCGGGGTTGATCTGTGGCGACGGCATTTGGTCGTTGCCGCAGTcgatccttgctcttgccaaggtgaAGCCGCCGATTTGCATGAAGTTCCTATCGAGAACCGTGAATGCCAGAGTGGATACCTTCCTAGGAAATTAG